Proteins encoded by one window of Catharus ustulatus isolate bCatUst1 chromosome Z, bCatUst1.pri.v2, whole genome shotgun sequence:
- the LOC117010860 gene encoding monocarboxylate transporter 2-like codes for MITEILFFPIWILSTAPVASSLCAQYTHRTVVITGGLLAFSGMALGFFGFNMVWMYATTGFLQGLGISFSWTPAISIVSHYFSKKRALANAVASAGECAFAFMFGPFFQWLISQYGWKGALLIIGGIQLNVCVCGVLMRPLASSCLLKARHCETETPPGNSASRRDKDKSPITHKTFNWMLVRRPEFVLYAIFGILAAMSFFVPPLFLVPLSYSLGIDESWTSTLLSILAIVDFGGRLLCGWYANLHVTKTIHLLAMTITLMSTSLMLLPLANNYVSLAIFTGFYGFFFGTTVSIHITVLADVVGMPEFDSALGLFMLIRSTGGFVGPPLAGKLRQLTAKYSLQEERGMVIQAEKIWICTQISPFLAQEYLSQEVHKNSLNSLQNTLLPLFCVISEIPFQQETRDERQGSHGGPAS; via the exons ATGATcactgaaatattattttttcctatttggaTCCTTTCAACAG CCCCTGTTGCCAGTTCATTGTGTGCACAATATACCCATCGGACAGTTGTGATCACTGGAGGACTTCTGGCTTTTtcaggaatggcactgggattttttggattcaACATGGTATGGATGTATGCAACAACTGGCTTCCTACAGG GTCTCGGCATCTCTTTTTCATGGACACCAGCCATTAGCATTGTAAGCCACTATTTCTCCAAGAAAAGGGCTTTGGCCAATGCTGTTGCCAGTGCTGGAGAATGTGCCTTTGCATTCATGTTTGGACCATTTTTCCAGTGGCTGATTAGTCAGTATGGATGGAAAGGTGCCCTCTTGATCATAGGTGGCATCCAACTCAATGTTTGTGTCTGTGGAGTGCTGATGCGACCCCTGGCAAGCAGCTGCCTCCTTAAGGCCAGGCATTGTGAAACTGAAACACCACCAGGCAACAGTGCATCCAGGAGAGACAAAGATAAGTCTCCCATCACGCACAAAACCTTTAACTGGATGCTTGTGAGGCGACCAGAATTTGTACTTTATGCCATTTTTGGTATATTAGCTGCTATGAGTTTTTTTGTTCCTCCATTATTTTTAGTTCCACTTAGCTACAGCCTGGGAATAGATGAATCATGGACTTCAACCCTCCTATCCATTTTGGCTATAGTGGACTTTGGAGGCAGACTGCTGTGTGGCTGGTATGCCAACCTCCATGTAACCAAAACCATTCATTTGCTGGCAATGACGATTACATTGATGAGTACTTCCCTGATGTTGTTGCCACTGGCTAACAATTACGTATCCTTGGCAATATTCACTGGCTTCTATGGATTCTTCTTTGGTACAACAGTCTCCATTCACATTACAGTGCTGGCAGATGTTGTGGGCATGCCAGAATTTGACAGTGCTCTAGGGCTTTTCATGCTCATTCGAAGTACTGGAGGTTTTGTGGGGCCTCCTCTTGCAGGTAAGTTAAGACAATTAACTGCCAAATACAGCTTACAAGAAGAAAGGGGAATGGTAATCCAAGCTGAAAAGATCTGGATCTGCACTCAGATTTCCCCCTTTTTAGCTCAGGAGTATTTGAGCCAAGAAGTacataaaaacagtttaaattcTCTCCAAAATACCTTGCTCCCTCTCTTCTGTGTGATTTCAGAGATACCATTTCAACAAGAAACAAGAGATGAAAGGCAGGGTTCACATGGTGGTCCTGCTTCCTGA
- the LOC122149483 gene encoding monocarboxylate transporter 13-like, with the protein MQAKDSNPPDGGYGWVVVVSAFMVMGFTVAVLKTFGLFFVEIQQHFEELASSTSWITSVTVAVFHLGGTTRLPDEDHLSLQFFEHVSW; encoded by the exons ATGCAGGCTAAAGACAGCAATCCACCAGATGGTGGCTATGGATGGGTTGTGGTAGTGTCAGCCTTCATGGTGATGGGCTTCACTGTTGCTGTCCTCAAGACTTTTGGTCTGTTCTTTGTTGAAATCCAGCAGCACTTTGAAGAACTTGCAAGCTCCACTTCCTGGATCACATCAGTAACTGTTGCCGTCTTTCATTTAGGAG GGACCACAAGACTTCCTGATGAAGATCACCTGAGCCTCCAGTTCTTTGAGCATGTTTCCTGG
- the MLANA gene encoding melanoma antigen recognized by T-cells 1, protein MPRRNNHLDGNYFRGKGHIHIAAEEALGIGLFILVLAILLIFGCWYYKRRSGYKSLRSKSSSVSTIRNVVGEREILDCKMALQDYRDFNSVVPDAPPAYDKIAADLSPPPYSP, encoded by the exons ATGCCCAGAAGAAATAACCACCTGGATGGCAACTACTTCAGAGGGAAAGGACACATCCATATTGCAGCAGAAGA AGCTCTGGGTATTggactttttattttggtgCTGGCAATTTTACTTATCTTTGGCTGCTGGTATTACAAAAGACGTAGTGGCTACAAAAGTCTGCGG AGCAAAAGCTCTAGTGTGAGCACAATACGAAATGTGGTAGGTGAGAGAGAAATACTGGACTGCAAAATGGCTCTGCAGGACTACAGAGACTTTAATTCTGTG GTACCTGATGCTCCACCAGCTTATGACAAAATTGCTGCAGATCTGTCACCACCGCCTTATTCACCATGA